One segment of Streptomyces sp. NBC_01463 DNA contains the following:
- a CDS encoding sugar ABC transporter substrate-binding protein — protein sequence MRVRTTSAAACAVLLAVTALAGCNRESSDDGAGSGKVGIDLPRSDSDFWNSYQNYIEKGVKGGEVKALPLTNSQNDIGKLVANVQTFTDQGAKAVVMAPQDTGAIAESLNTLNDKKIPVISVDTRPDKGSIYMVVRADNKAYGTNACKYLGEQLKGKGKVVEFQGDLSSINGRDRSEAFKACMDKDYPGIKVFELATDWKGDVASAKLQSTLAAHPDINGIYMQAGGVFLQPTLALLEQKKLLKPAGTPGHITIISNDGIPEEFDAIKAGKIDATISQPADLYAKYALYYAKAALDGKTFKAGPTDHDSTIIKIPNGFEDQLPAPLVTKDNVDDPKLWANQLEKKS from the coding sequence ATGAGAGTGCGTACGACGAGTGCGGCGGCCTGCGCCGTACTGCTGGCCGTCACTGCCCTCGCGGGCTGCAACCGCGAATCATCGGACGACGGTGCGGGTAGCGGCAAGGTCGGCATCGACCTGCCGCGCAGCGACAGCGACTTCTGGAACTCGTACCAGAACTACATCGAGAAGGGCGTCAAGGGCGGCGAGGTCAAGGCACTGCCGCTGACCAACTCCCAGAACGACATCGGCAAGCTGGTCGCCAACGTCCAGACCTTCACCGACCAGGGCGCCAAGGCCGTGGTGATGGCCCCGCAGGACACCGGTGCGATAGCCGAGTCGCTCAACACGCTGAACGACAAGAAGATCCCCGTCATCAGCGTCGACACCCGCCCGGACAAGGGCAGCATCTACATGGTGGTGCGCGCCGACAACAAGGCGTACGGCACGAACGCCTGCAAGTACCTCGGCGAGCAGCTGAAGGGCAAGGGCAAGGTCGTCGAGTTCCAGGGCGACCTCTCCTCGATCAACGGCCGCGACCGGTCCGAGGCCTTCAAGGCCTGCATGGACAAGGACTACCCGGGCATCAAGGTCTTCGAGCTGGCCACCGACTGGAAGGGCGACGTCGCCTCCGCGAAGCTCCAGTCGACCCTGGCAGCGCACCCCGACATCAACGGCATCTACATGCAGGCCGGCGGTGTCTTCCTGCAGCCCACCCTCGCGCTCCTGGAGCAGAAGAAGCTGCTGAAGCCGGCCGGCACGCCGGGCCACATCACGATCATCTCCAACGACGGCATCCCGGAGGAGTTCGACGCCATCAAGGCCGGGAAGATCGACGCGACGATCTCCCAGCCCGCCGACCTGTACGCGAAGTACGCGCTGTACTACGCGAAGGCGGCGCTGGACGGGAAGACCTTCAAGGCGGGCCCGACCGACCACGACTCCACCATCATCAAGATCCCGAACGGCTTCGAGGACCAGCTCCCCGCGCCCCTGGTGACGAAGGACAACGTCGACGACCCGAAGCTGTGGGCCAACCAGCTGGAGAAGAAGAGCTAG